One Candidatus Binatia bacterium genomic window, ACGAAGGACACGAAGCACGCGAAGGAAGAGGGGACAGGTCGCCAAAAACCGGCTTGACTGTAAACAATCGACTGGGATTCATGAAGCCCTTGCGGCAAGAGCACTTCGGCAAGATCGTTCAGCGCGAATTCACCAAGCAGGCCGAGCGATTTTCTCGGTCGCAGTCCATGCGGCGGAAAGGGGGCCTGGAAATTCTGCCGCCGTTGGCCGGCGTCAAGCGATCGCACCGCGTCCTCGATCTCGCCTGCGGCCCGGGCTTCGTCGCACTGGAGTTTGCCAAACATGCCCGCCAGGTCGTCGGCGTCGATCTGACGGCGGAGATGCTGAGGAAGGCGCGCGCGTTGGCGCGCCGCGAAGGTTTCGACAACGCAACTTTTCGCCGCGCCGACGTGAGCCGTCTGCCGTTTGCCGACGGAAGCTTCGATCTGGTCGTGACGCGCGCCTCATTCCACCACTTCCCTCAGCCCGAGCAGGTATTGAATGAAATGGTTCGCGTGCTCAAGCGGAACGGGAAGATTCTGATTTCCGACAACACCTCGAAGAACGACCCGGAAAAGAGCCGTTGGCAGAACAGGCTCGAAAAAATGCGCGATCCGTCGCACGTCGAGATGATTCCGCTCAGGAAGTGGCGCAAACTATTTAAGAACGCGGGTCTCAGAGTCGTGAAAGTAAAGAGGCTCGTGCAGCGGCGAGACGCTGAGGACTGGATGGCGCTGACCCAGACGCCGCTGAAAGTGAAGCGAATGATACGATGGCTACTCAGGCAATCGATGCGCGGCGACACGACCGGACAAAACGTTCGCCTGATCGACGGCCGGCTATTCTTCGATTTGAATTACCGGATCTTCGTGCTGGAAGTTTCAGCGCGACAGATTCCCTCACCCTCGCCCTCTCCCTGTGGGAGAGGGAAGGGGTGAGGGTTTTCCAAGTGTGCTGACCCTATGTCCCCCTGCGGTTCCCCCACAGCTCGATGTGCAGCCGCGGCGTGTAAGAAAATCGGTGCTCTTTGCATAGCTCCACGATCCACGTAGCGCGCTCGGCGAGCTCTTCTTTGGTCGTCCCCTGGGGCATGATGAGGACGTGGCTCCGCTCGACGTTGCCGAGCCTTGCTAGAATTTGCTCGACCTCTACAAAGTCGTTCTGATTGTCGACGACGAACTTGAGCTGGTAATCGTAGCCGTCGATGAATTGCTCGATCACGGGCAGGTTGAGCCGATGCTGCTCGTGCATCCACGCAAACCGGCCCTGATCCCTTTTCCAGGGCGTCGAGTTGACGAGCTTCGGGCTCATCGACACGAGGTCGCACGAAACCGGCTTGAAGATCGTCGCCGCGGTCTCGATCGTGATGTGAAAGCTTTCGCGCTTGAGCCTGTGCGTCAGCTCCTCTATCTCGTGCGCCAGCAGCGGTTCGCCGCCGGTCACGACGGCGTGCTTCGCCGGATGCCGCTTTACTTCCGTCAGTATTTCGTCGAGGCTCCGCTCTTCGCCCTCGGGCTCCCACGACGTGTAGGGCGTGTCGCACCAGACGCAGCGCAAGTTGCAGCCGGAAGTTCGGATGAACGTCGACGGCACTCCGATGAGCCGTCCTTCGCCTTGAATGGAGTAGAAGATATCGGCGATGCGCATAGCGCCAGCTTAGCAAAGCGCCGGAGGAGAATCGAACGGCGACGGGTTGTGGTTCCAGTTTGATAAGGTTTTGTAGGGGCGACCACCCGTGGTCGCCCGAAAGAAGGGCAGGCACAGGGGCCTGCCCCTACGTAGAATGTTGTTGAATCAAATTGAACCACTATCCCGCGACGAATTTGCCTTGACTAACCGCCGACCTGTGATACAAGTCAAAGGTTGTGCGATGAAACCGGATAAAGAAGCAGTACGCGCCGAGGAATTGAAGTTGAAACGGCTCCGGTATCTGATGGATTTTACCGCCGCGCTCCTCTGGCAAACCGACCTGAGCCTCGCCCAAGCCCAGAAGCTCGTTGCCGACGCGAGAGAAAAGGCCTTGGAGCTTTTTCCCGACAAAGGCAACACCTTCGATCTGATCTACGGCGCGCGCTTCCGCCGCATTCTGGTCGAGAGATTTCACCTGCAATAGACTACGATGAGTCAAGACTGGATTCACATACGCGGCGCGAGGCAGAATAACCTCAAAAACTTCGACCTCGATATTCCGCTCAACGCCCTGACCGTCGTCACCGGCGTTAGCGGCTCGGGAAAATCCACTCTCGCCTTCGATATTCTCTACGCGGAGGGGCAGCGGCGCTACGTGGAGAGCTTCTCCGCCTACGCGCGCCAGTTCCTCGACCGCATGGACAAGCCCGAAGTGGAGAGCATCGAAGGCATTCCTCCCACGATAGCGATCGATCAGCGCCGGCGGGTCAAAACTTCGCGCTCGACGGTCGGAACGATGACCGAGCTGCACGATCATCTGAAGCTCCTCTTCGCCAAGGTCTCGCTGCTTTACTGCAAGGGCTGCGGCCGGGTGGTGGAGCGCGACACGGCACAAACGATCTTTAAGAAATTGAGCGGCGCGCCCGAGGGCTCGACTGTAGTTCTCACTTTTCCACTTGCCATTTCGCCCTCGTTTCCTTGGAGCGAGACCAAGCTCGGCTTGCAGGGCGCGGGCTTCCACCGTTTGTTGCGCGACGACGCCGTCTGCGATCTGGAAGACATCCAAGAGCCTCCCGCCGGGACGGATAAAATCGAAGTCGTGGTGGACCGGTTGATTCACCGTCCGGAGGCGAAGAAGAGAATCACCGGATCCCTCGAGCAGGCGCTTCAGTACGGCAAAGGAAGGCTCAATTTATACTACCCGGACGACGGCTGGCGGCGGGAGCCTTTCAGCAGCCACTTTCACTGCCCGCATTGCGATTTCACGTACCACGATCCGACGCCGAACCTGTTCTCGTTCAACAGCCCGCTGGGCGCGTGCGAGACCTGCCGCGGCTTCGGCCGGGTCATCGACATCGATCTCGATCTGGTGATTCCAGATCCGACGAAGTCGCTCGGCGACGGCGCGATCAAGCCGTGGAAAACCAAGGCGCGGAGAACCCAGCGCCTGATGGAGTTCTGCGAGAGCAAAAAAATCCCGACGAAAAAGCCGTACGCTGAGCTGAGCGATAGGCAAAAAGATTTGATCGTCAACGGCGACGGCAGGTTCAAAGGCATCCGGGGCTGGTTCCAGCGCCTGGAGCGGAAGAGCTACCGCATGCACGTGCGGGTCTTTCTCTCGCGCTACCGCGCCTACCTGCTGTGTCCTGATTGCCAGGGCTCGCGGCTCAAGCCCGACGCGCTCAATTTCCGCGTCGACGG contains:
- a CDS encoding 7-carboxy-7-deazaguanine synthase QueE; the encoded protein is MRIADIFYSIQGEGRLIGVPSTFIRTSGCNLRCVWCDTPYTSWEPEGEERSLDEILTEVKRHPAKHAVVTGGEPLLAHEIEELTHRLKRESFHITIETAATIFKPVSCDLVSMSPKLVNSTPWKRDQGRFAWMHEQHRLNLPVIEQFIDGYDYQLKFVVDNQNDFVEVEQILARLGNVERSHVLIMPQGTTKEELAERATWIVELCKEHRFSYTPRLHIELWGNRRGT
- a CDS encoding class I SAM-dependent methyltransferase, producing the protein MKPLRQEHFGKIVQREFTKQAERFSRSQSMRRKGGLEILPPLAGVKRSHRVLDLACGPGFVALEFAKHARQVVGVDLTAEMLRKARALARREGFDNATFRRADVSRLPFADGSFDLVVTRASFHHFPQPEQVLNEMVRVLKRNGKILISDNTSKNDPEKSRWQNRLEKMRDPSHVEMIPLRKWRKLFKNAGLRVVKVKRLVQRRDAEDWMALTQTPLKVKRMIRWLLRQSMRGDTTGQNVRLIDGRLFFDLNYRIFVLEVSARQIPSPSPSPCGRGKG